A genomic region of Thermodesulfobium narugense DSM 14796 contains the following coding sequences:
- the surE gene encoding 5'/3'-nucleotidase SurE: MVILLTNDDGIRSYGIRDLSKILSKRHEIYVVAPERERSAASHSLTLHKPLRAKEVEIYGARGAWETNGTPSDCVKLAMYALLPRKPDLLISGINRGANLGTDVLYSGTVAAAMEGAFLGIPSIAVSHVSFERKKDYINSSNLTLKFINIIEKILEPGIIFNVNIPDCLENEIKGFKLVSLQLRNYKNLIETRVDPKGEKYYWLYGIPDETISDHDSDISAIKKNYVSITPLHWDLTNSILLERIKKMGIF; encoded by the coding sequence ATGGTAATACTACTTACAAATGACGATGGAATTCGTTCATATGGAATAAGGGATCTATCTAAAATTTTATCCAAAAGACATGAAATTTATGTGGTAGCTCCAGAAAGAGAAAGATCTGCAGCTAGTCACTCGCTTACTCTTCACAAACCTCTTAGGGCTAAAGAAGTTGAAATTTATGGTGCAAGAGGAGCATGGGAAACAAATGGAACTCCTAGTGATTGTGTAAAACTTGCTATGTATGCACTTTTACCAAGGAAACCAGATTTGTTAATTTCTGGAATTAACAGAGGTGCAAATCTAGGAACCGACGTTCTATATTCGGGAACAGTAGCTGCTGCTATGGAAGGAGCTTTTTTAGGCATTCCGTCTATAGCTGTCTCACATGTAAGCTTTGAGAGGAAAAAGGACTATATAAACTCTTCAAATTTGACTTTAAAGTTTATAAACATAATTGAAAAGATTCTTGAACCTGGGATTATCTTTAATGTCAACATTCCTGACTGTTTAGAAAATGAGATAAAGGGTTTTAAACTTGTCTCTTTACAATTAAGAAACTATAAAAACTTAATTGAAACAAGAGTAGATCCAAAAGGCGAAAAGTACTACTGGCTTTATGGAATTCCAGATGAAACTATTTCAGATCATGATTCTGATATAAGTGCCATTAAAAAGAATTATGTATCTATTACGCCACTTCATTGGGATCTTACTAATTCAATTTTATTGGAAAGGATAAAGAAAATGGGCATCTTTTAA
- the era gene encoding GTPase Era: protein MKSGFVIFVGKTNVGKTSLINCLLGEKIGIVSDKPQTTRFRTSFIESTEEYQIIYVDSPGVHNVKNLLHERLNKKIFDSLDSFEIIVHVVNPTTVFDDFDIEIQKKIFNKRPRYLVVNKIDLVDVSNLNFDKSITSFYDRFFYTSTRKFIGINDLKNAIISDLSDGPMWYPKDMRTDMSKEMLVSEIIREKVLNLVRQEVPHGVYVLIEKINEKQNLIYIEANIIVEKESHKPILIGHKGSMIKNIGIESRLEIEKIFGKKCVLKLFVSIEKNWRNKDSFLRRVGLW from the coding sequence ATGAAAAGTGGATTTGTAATTTTTGTTGGCAAAACAAATGTCGGGAAAACATCCCTAATAAATTGTTTGTTAGGTGAAAAAATTGGTATTGTTTCAGACAAACCACAAACTACAAGATTTAGGACTTCTTTTATAGAAAGTACTGAAGAGTATCAAATAATTTATGTGGATTCTCCAGGAGTTCACAATGTGAAAAATTTGCTTCATGAAAGGTTGAACAAGAAAATTTTTGATTCACTTGACTCTTTTGAGATTATAGTACACGTAGTTAATCCAACAACAGTTTTTGATGATTTTGATATTGAGATCCAAAAGAAGATATTCAATAAAAGACCGAGATATTTGGTTGTAAATAAAATAGATCTGGTTGACGTTTCAAATTTAAATTTTGATAAATCAATCACGAGCTTTTATGATCGGTTTTTTTATACTTCTACTAGAAAATTTATTGGTATAAACGATCTTAAAAATGCTATTATTAGTGACTTAAGTGATGGACCTATGTGGTACCCAAAAGACATGAGAACTGATATGTCAAAAGAGATGCTTGTTTCAGAGATAATTAGAGAAAAGGTGCTAAACCTAGTAAGACAGGAAGTTCCTCATGGCGTATACGTTTTGATTGAGAAAATAAATGAAAAACAGAATTTAATTTACATTGAAGCCAATATTATTGTAGAAAAAGAATCTCACAAGCCGATTTTGATTGGGCATAAGGGTTCTATGATTAAGAATATTGGAATAGAATCTAGATTGGAAATTGAAAAAATTTTTGGCAAAAAATGTGTATTAAAGCTTTTTGTGAGCATAGAGAAAAATTGGCGGAACAAAGACTCTTTTTTAAGAAGGGTTGGCTTATGGTAA